Proteins from a genomic interval of Acidimicrobiales bacterium:
- a CDS encoding cytochrome b N-terminal domain-containing protein: MAKTMESPGDKKTPGQRLSDIVDKTQGSQAWNSIFRPGSVFRKGYTDSPRNRSYVIMNSVLYHLHPVKVKRHAVKVSYTLCLGGLSFFLFILLTVTGIFLMFFYRPTAAQAWNDIYALQTSVTFGLLVRNMHRWAAHLMVLSVFLHMARVFYHGAYKPPREFNWVIGVILLTLTLLLSFTGYLLPWDQLALWAVTVGTNMMGYTPVFGDQVRFVLLGGREIGTDTLLRWYVLHVLFVPFVTVIFLAIHFWRVRKDGGISGPL; the protein is encoded by the coding sequence CCAGGGCAACGACTCAGCGACATCGTCGACAAGACGCAGGGCTCGCAGGCCTGGAACTCGATCTTCCGGCCCGGTTCGGTCTTCCGCAAGGGCTACACCGACAGCCCCCGGAACCGTTCCTACGTGATCATGAACAGCGTGCTGTACCACCTGCACCCGGTGAAGGTGAAGCGCCACGCGGTGAAGGTCAGCTACACGCTCTGCCTCGGCGGGCTCAGCTTCTTCCTCTTCATCCTGCTCACGGTGACGGGCATCTTCCTTATGTTCTTCTACCGGCCCACCGCCGCGCAGGCGTGGAACGACATCTACGCCCTGCAGACCTCGGTGACCTTCGGCCTGCTGGTGCGCAACATGCACCGATGGGCGGCCCACCTCATGGTGCTGTCCGTCTTCCTGCACATGGCCCGGGTCTTCTACCACGGGGCCTACAAGCCGCCCCGGGAGTTCAACTGGGTCATCGGCGTCATCCTGCTCACCCTCACCCTGCTGCTGTCGTTCACCGGCTATCTGCTGCCGTGGGACCAGCTGGCCCTGTGGGCGGTGACCGTGGGGACGAACATGATGGGCTACACCCCCGTCTTCGGCGACCAAGTGCGCTTCGTCCTCCTCGGGGGACGCGAGATCGGCACCGACACGCTGTTGAGGTGGTACGTCCTCCACGTGCTCTTCGTGCCCTTCGTGACCGTGATCTTCCTTGCCATCCACTTCTGGAGGGTGCGCAAGGACGGCGGCATCTCCGGGCCGTTGTGA